Proteins encoded together in one Candidatus Eisenbacteria bacterium window:
- the raiA gene encoding ribosome-associated translation inhibitor RaiA yields the protein MEITIKGRHWKPTTSFREYAVERIERLTRFYPKLIRADLVITQEGYRHHAELRLHGNSVDSLAKAVDVDARVSLDMVLEKQERTLRKYKDKMKDRKKRGATVRVEPAPVEAPALPRTTRTAPALVRQRPPRPVLSAEEAVKALLRSKKPVLVFAERGAEGLRVAYRLDDGQVGLLELD from the coding sequence TTGGAGATCACGATCAAGGGACGCCACTGGAAGCCCACGACTTCGTTCCGGGAATACGCGGTCGAGCGCATCGAGCGCCTGACGCGCTTCTATCCGAAGCTGATTCGCGCGGATCTCGTGATCACGCAGGAGGGCTACCGCCATCACGCCGAGCTGCGGCTCCACGGGAACTCCGTGGACTCGCTCGCGAAGGCCGTGGACGTCGACGCGCGCGTCTCGCTCGACATGGTGCTCGAGAAGCAGGAGCGGACGCTCCGCAAGTACAAGGACAAGATGAAGGACCGGAAGAAGCGCGGAGCGACCGTGCGGGTGGAGCCCGCGCCGGTCGAGGCTCCGGCGCTCCCGCGGACGACGCGCACCGCGCCCGCCCTGGTGCGCCAGCGTCCGCCGCGCCCCGTCCTGAGCGCGGAGGAGGCGGTGAAGGCGCTCCTCCGGAGCAAGAAGCCGGTCCTCGTGTTCGCCGAGCGCGGCGCGGAGGGGCTCCGCGTGGCGTACCGGCTCGACGACGGGCAGGTGGGGCTGCTTGA